The Aureispira anguillae genome contains a region encoding:
- the bluB gene encoding 5,6-dimethylbenzimidazole synthase, with translation MKTFNANDTAVLESILLHRRDVRGNHFLPQPLPPDIIHKILFAGVNAPSVGFSQPWEFVLIDDLKVKKAIRASFDLENQKAANQFERKQDQYQQLKLEGIIEAPLNIAVFYNPSKGPVLGQTSMPEMGTYSVVCAIQNMWLMARSLNVGLGWVSIVDPDKICSILKVPSNRKLVGYLCLGYVDHFYKVPELELLKWEKRKQMEEVIYTNGYNNCNP, from the coding sequence ATGAAAACATTTAATGCTAACGATACTGCTGTTTTAGAATCGATTCTTTTGCACAGAAGAGATGTGAGAGGGAATCATTTTTTGCCCCAACCACTGCCACCAGATATTATCCACAAAATTTTATTTGCAGGGGTTAATGCGCCTTCTGTTGGGTTTTCACAACCTTGGGAATTTGTCCTAATTGATGATCTTAAGGTAAAAAAAGCAATTCGAGCATCTTTTGATCTAGAAAATCAAAAAGCAGCTAACCAGTTTGAACGAAAACAGGATCAATACCAACAATTAAAATTAGAAGGAATTATCGAGGCGCCTTTGAATATTGCTGTTTTTTATAACCCCAGCAAGGGACCTGTTTTGGGGCAAACTTCAATGCCTGAAATGGGAACCTATAGTGTGGTTTGTGCGATACAAAATATGTGGTTGATGGCTCGATCTTTAAACGTAGGCTTGGGTTGGGTTAGTATTGTTGATCCAGACAAGATTTGTTCTATTCTAAAAGTCCCCTCCAATCGAAAATTAGTAGGATACCTTTGTCTGGGTTATGTTGACCATTTTTATAAGGTTCCAGAATTAGAGCTTCTAAAATGGGAAAAACGCAAACAAATGGAAGAAGTTATTTATACCAATGGTTATAACAATTGTAATCCATAA
- the cobJ gene encoding precorrin-3B C(17)-methyltransferase, translating to MKITVAGLGPGGLDYLLPIVKKALGAADVIIGYTYYFQFAAPFAAEKAEFIGMPLGKEEARAAAAIEKALMGQNVVVIGSGDASIYSMAAIVYEMVAQQNLEQIELETLPGVSAFLAAGSKLGAPLGHDFCCISLSDLMTPWNVIEKRIKAAAAGDFVTSFYNPRSKKRHWQLTCCKNIFLEERAADTPVAIVRQVTRPEESIELTTLGAFDPDTVDMFCLVMFGNSQTFQFKNNLVTPRGYLNRKPKTGKEIQQESFRIVTSHIQHLPKTLAEKWAITRLIHTTGILEDHQYFKGSEQAIEKWHDYLVKGGVIVTDVTMVKAGITKAFSKKYANEIHCYLNEEATLALAAKENLTRSQAGIRIAIEKHPNALFVIGNAPTALIELTEQLKENETFKPVGIVGTPVGFVNVIESKEQLVQAKGTNWVTVEGNRGGSNVAAAIVNAAFTLEDATEFL from the coding sequence ATGAAAATAACAGTAGCGGGTTTAGGTCCTGGAGGACTTGATTATTTATTGCCAATTGTCAAAAAAGCATTAGGAGCAGCCGATGTTATTATAGGCTATACCTATTATTTTCAATTTGCAGCCCCTTTCGCAGCTGAGAAAGCAGAATTTATAGGAATGCCATTGGGCAAAGAAGAAGCGAGGGCTGCCGCCGCTATTGAAAAAGCCTTAATGGGGCAAAATGTCGTTGTCATTGGTTCTGGAGATGCTAGCATCTATTCTATGGCAGCTATTGTTTATGAAATGGTAGCCCAGCAGAATTTAGAACAAATAGAATTGGAAACCTTGCCAGGCGTTTCGGCTTTTTTGGCAGCAGGTAGCAAACTGGGGGCACCACTAGGACATGATTTTTGCTGCATTTCGCTTTCTGATTTAATGACGCCTTGGAATGTTATTGAAAAGCGAATAAAGGCAGCAGCAGCAGGCGATTTTGTAACTAGCTTTTATAACCCTAGGAGCAAAAAGAGACATTGGCAATTGACGTGCTGCAAAAATATCTTTCTAGAAGAACGTGCTGCCGATACACCAGTGGCGATTGTCCGCCAAGTGACTCGACCAGAGGAATCCATAGAATTGACAACGTTGGGTGCATTTGATCCAGATACAGTAGATATGTTTTGTTTGGTTATGTTTGGGAATTCTCAAACCTTCCAGTTTAAAAATAACTTGGTAACCCCAAGGGGCTATTTGAACCGTAAACCAAAAACGGGAAAAGAAATTCAACAAGAAAGCTTCCGAATCGTAACCAGTCACATCCAGCATTTACCAAAAACCTTGGCAGAAAAATGGGCAATTACTCGCCTAATTCACACAACGGGAATTTTAGAAGATCACCAGTATTTTAAGGGTTCTGAACAGGCAATAGAAAAATGGCACGACTACCTCGTCAAAGGTGGGGTTATTGTTACCGATGTCACGATGGTAAAAGCAGGAATTACAAAGGCATTTAGTAAAAAGTATGCCAATGAAATTCATTGTTACCTCAATGAAGAAGCCACTTTAGCCTTGGCAGCTAAAGAAAATTTGACACGATCGCAAGCAGGAATACGCATAGCGATTGAAAAACACCCCAATGCCTTATTTGTTATTGGGAATGCTCCAACTGCATTGATTGAGTTAACGGAGCAATTGAAAGAAAATGAAACGTTTAAACCTGTAGGGATTGTGGGAACACCAGTAGGTTTTGTAAATGTTATAGAATCTAAAGAACAATTAGTACAGGCAAAAGGAACCAATTGGGTTACTGTAGAGGGCAACCGAGGTGGAAGTAATGTAGCAGCTGCTATCGTTAATGCTGCCTTTACCTTAGAGGATGCCACGGAATTTTTATAA
- the cobI gene encoding precorrin-2 C(20)-methyltransferase produces the protein MKKNHNIKKPCIFGVALGPGDPDLITVKGLDILKTVDVIYYPGALFSSGRKSSYALSIMEQYDLDLQKCKGFYLAMNLDRTAAELTYSNAFEYILSDYKAGRSIAIVSEGDISTYSSFAYLLRRIKKHHLEVELVPGISSYSLAAAQQQIPLCLQDEPLIILPRVQDKGILEEALAAFSCLVLMKIKSSIGLIQEVLSQHENAEIYYFERLGTAQQFMSTNWNEIMNRDIPYFSLIIVRI, from the coding sequence ATGAAGAAAAATCATAACATAAAAAAGCCCTGTATTTTTGGCGTGGCACTAGGTCCTGGAGATCCTGACTTAATTACGGTCAAAGGTTTGGACATTCTTAAAACAGTGGATGTAATTTACTACCCTGGGGCTTTGTTTTCTAGCGGCAGAAAATCTAGTTATGCCTTGAGTATTATGGAGCAGTATGATCTGGACCTTCAAAAATGCAAGGGGTTTTACCTCGCCATGAATTTAGATAGAACGGCTGCTGAACTTACCTATTCGAATGCATTTGAGTATATTTTATCCGATTATAAAGCAGGTCGTTCTATTGCCATTGTTAGCGAAGGTGATATTAGTACTTACAGTTCCTTTGCTTACTTGCTCCGTCGAATAAAAAAACATCATTTAGAGGTGGAATTAGTTCCTGGAATTAGTTCCTATAGTTTGGCCGCAGCGCAGCAACAAATTCCTTTGTGTCTCCAAGACGAACCACTCATTATTTTGCCAAGGGTTCAAGATAAAGGGATTTTGGAGGAAGCTTTAGCGGCTTTTAGTTGTCTTGTTTTAATGAAGATAAAGTCTTCGATTGGGCTAATCCAAGAAGTTTTGAGTCAGCATGAAAATGCTGAAATTTATTATTTCGAACGACTTGGAACCGCTCAGCAATTTATGAGCACCAATTGGAATGAAATTATGAATCGTGATATTCCTTATTTTTCACTAATAATAGTTCGAATATGA
- a CDS encoding sirohydrochlorin chelatase, which yields MTKKGILLCGHGSRTKSGTDAFKSLIELLKKRYSDYEVDYGFLEFNHPVYEAAVERMYQKGIREIYALPVILFAGSHAKNDIPYEMNTIQSYYPDLTIKMGRHIGVSSFLVELAKKRVLETEAERSPIDRKDCCLLVVGRGTTDPDANSDVHKLACIIGEGMGFGFTTVAYSGTAYPAIPEALPRVDRLGFERVIAIPFFFFTGILLQRVIQQLNNFEGNSQYVCTAAFGTDELILQAFDERLEEIINGTANMNCQLCKYRKQIVGVEHCQGLEQVGHHLNVRGVLFEEDEKVGEKKGLLVAFKKALGI from the coding sequence ATGACCAAAAAAGGAATTTTGCTTTGTGGGCACGGAAGTAGGACAAAATCAGGGACAGATGCTTTTAAGTCATTGATTGAACTGCTCAAAAAACGCTACAGCGATTACGAAGTAGATTATGGTTTTTTAGAATTTAATCATCCTGTCTATGAAGCGGCTGTAGAACGAATGTACCAAAAGGGAATTCGGGAAATTTATGCCCTCCCTGTTATTTTATTTGCTGGATCACACGCCAAAAATGATATTCCCTACGAAATGAATACCATTCAAAGCTATTATCCTGATTTGACCATTAAAATGGGGCGTCATATTGGGGTAAGTTCTTTTTTGGTAGAATTGGCAAAAAAACGAGTTTTAGAAACGGAGGCTGAACGGAGTCCTATCGACAGAAAAGATTGTTGTTTGTTGGTCGTTGGCAGAGGGACAACCGATCCAGATGCAAATTCTGATGTGCATAAATTGGCTTGCATCATAGGCGAAGGAATGGGCTTTGGTTTCACTACAGTTGCTTATAGCGGCACAGCTTATCCCGCCATTCCTGAGGCATTGCCAAGAGTCGATAGATTAGGGTTTGAGCGAGTGATAGCAATTCCATTCTTTTTCTTTACAGGGATTTTATTACAACGAGTGATACAACAACTAAATAATTTTGAAGGAAACAGCCAATATGTTTGCACAGCTGCATTTGGAACGGATGAGTTAATCCTTCAAGCATTTGATGAGCGTTTGGAAGAAATTATCAATGGAACAGCCAATATGAATTGCCAATTGTGCAAGTATCGCAAACAGATTGTAGGTGTTGAACATTGTCAAGGTTTAGAGCAAGTTGGACATCATCTAAATGTTAGAGGGGTTTTATTTGAAGAAGATGAAAAAGTAGGAGAAAAAAAAGGATTGCTTGTCGCATTTAAAAAGGCATTGGGAATATAA
- the cobA gene encoding uroporphyrinogen-III C-methyltransferase: MSKRISIIGLGWLGEALATKLYQAGHEIIGSTTSIDKLLLLARHPFYTGRLQLNCDEIIGDWAVFMKNVDLLIINFPPKRIDDIAEVYPQQIEQIVQRTNPNISVIFISSTAVYANENRRITEDDPARPSKLSGKAVLAAENKLRKHFGANLTILRLAGLIGPERHPGRFLANKRALKNPDVPINLIHRTDVIALIQRIIDLNCFGELINGCADEHPIRKAYYTKAAQQLELPSPIFGETDTKTYKIIDNSKSKRLLNFDYQYANPELIFEEKQLGEIAIIGAGPGDPSLLTRKAYKLLQSAEVILHDNLVSNEILALNAKAELIYVGRKYGDQSNQKERQDKINQLLAQSYHQGKKVVRLKSGDPYIYGRAAEEARFLKGLQIPFSVVPGISAALAAANQHNIPLTERSQSNAVLICTAHTADYSFEQLKGIAELLKAGNALALYMGLRSLNKLIPKLLEVCGDPTIPINAISNVSRTNETLLQSTLETIEIDVKKSALEMPVVFIVGVKKIEQR; the protein is encoded by the coding sequence ATGAGCAAGCGAATTAGTATTATAGGTTTGGGATGGCTTGGAGAGGCTTTGGCAACAAAACTCTATCAAGCTGGTCATGAAATAATAGGTTCTACTACCAGTATAGATAAACTCTTGTTATTGGCACGGCATCCTTTTTATACAGGACGTCTCCAGCTCAATTGCGATGAAATTATAGGAGATTGGGCTGTTTTTATGAAAAATGTAGATCTTTTGATCATCAATTTTCCGCCCAAACGCATTGATGATATAGCAGAGGTCTATCCTCAACAAATTGAACAAATTGTTCAACGGACGAATCCTAATATTTCGGTGATTTTTATTAGTTCTACAGCCGTTTATGCCAATGAGAACAGAAGAATAACAGAAGACGATCCTGCACGGCCTTCTAAATTATCTGGCAAAGCTGTTTTAGCAGCAGAAAATAAGCTTCGGAAGCATTTTGGGGCTAATTTGACAATCTTGCGCCTAGCTGGATTAATTGGTCCAGAACGGCATCCAGGGCGTTTTTTAGCCAATAAACGAGCCTTAAAAAATCCCGATGTTCCAATTAATCTAATTCACAGAACAGATGTGATTGCTTTGATTCAGCGGATTATTGATTTGAATTGTTTCGGAGAACTAATCAACGGTTGTGCCGATGAGCATCCTATCCGAAAAGCGTATTATACCAAAGCCGCTCAACAACTGGAATTACCCTCGCCTATATTTGGCGAAACAGATACAAAAACGTACAAAATAATAGATAATTCTAAATCTAAACGGTTGCTTAATTTTGACTACCAATATGCGAATCCCGAACTCATTTTTGAAGAAAAACAACTTGGAGAAATTGCCATTATTGGAGCAGGTCCAGGCGATCCTTCCTTACTGACTCGAAAGGCTTACAAATTGCTCCAGTCCGCAGAAGTTATTCTTCACGATAATTTGGTATCCAATGAAATTTTAGCGTTAAATGCCAAGGCGGAGTTAATTTATGTTGGTCGGAAATATGGAGATCAATCGAATCAAAAAGAACGGCAAGATAAAATTAATCAACTGCTTGCTCAATCGTATCATCAAGGCAAAAAAGTAGTACGGTTAAAGTCGGGCGACCCTTATATTTATGGAAGAGCTGCGGAAGAAGCCCGTTTCCTAAAGGGGCTTCAAATTCCATTTTCGGTTGTTCCTGGTATATCCGCAGCTTTGGCAGCAGCCAACCAGCATAATATTCCATTAACCGAACGTTCCCAATCCAATGCTGTACTTATTTGTACGGCTCATACCGCCGATTATTCTTTTGAGCAACTCAAAGGCATTGCCGAATTATTGAAGGCTGGTAATGCCTTGGCGCTGTATATGGGACTTCGAAGCCTGAATAAATTAATCCCCAAATTATTGGAGGTTTGTGGAGACCCTACCATTCCTATTAATGCCATTTCAAATGTTTCTAGAACCAATGAAACATTACTTCAATCTACTTTAGAAACTATAGAAATAGATGTTAAAAAATCGGCTTTAGAAATGCCTGTTGTATTTATTGTTGGAGTAAAAAAAATTGAACAACGATGA